One Spea bombifrons isolate aSpeBom1 chromosome 1, aSpeBom1.2.pri, whole genome shotgun sequence DNA window includes the following coding sequences:
- the LOC128501164 gene encoding T-box protein VegT-like, which yields MVCELLSFGISDVKPSTDMDNQDSLYQPTSIGASLEDMDLWSQFHQEGTEMIITKSGRRMFPQCKIRLFGLHPYTKYVLLVDFVPLDNFRYKWNKNQWEAAGKAEPHPPCRTYVHPDSPAPGAHWMKDVICFQKLKLTNNTLDQQGHIILHSMHRYKPRFHIIQSDDVYNSRWGLLQVVSFPETEFTAVTAYQNEKITKLKIDHNPFAKGFREQDRAHKRDDSSKTGAQSPSRRLKRKKWEDGLGAEAADNAKVARVKDEPSMPTPVCPHQWAPEQEGSSFMAPSSPGLLDCTNQEQQVPSSSSSLLYRSQPRRGPPPHAFSDMSEVPGRRLTPDVAMVPDADSCQQSVFPTPQFSQERCSALNISMDTPAKQPLRGPVCSPYGADQWMVPSQGQYRHMGYSAYPTDFTTQGTVSHPHGGMSDWSQYPLFPYTCW from the exons ATGGTATGCGAGTTGCTGTCATTTGGTATCTCCG ATGTGAAGCCGTCCACAGACATGGACAACCAAGACTCCTTGTACCAGCCCACATCTATTGGGGCATCACTGGAAGATATGGATCTATGGTCCCAGTTCCACCAGGAAGGCACAGAGATGATCATCACCAAATCTGGAAG GAGAATGTTCCCCCAGTGCAAAATCCGTCTTTTTGGGCTCCATCCTTACactaaatatgttttgttgGTGGATTTTGTTCCTCTGGACAACTTCAGATATAAG TGGAACAAGAACCAGTGGGAGGCAGCAGGTAAAGCAGAGCCGCACCCTCCATGCAGGACGTATGTTCACCCAGACTCTCCAGCTCCTGGCGCTCACTGGATGAAGGATGTAATCTGTTTCCAAAAACTCAAACTCACCAACAACACATTAGATCAACAAGGCCAT ATCATCTTGCACTCCATGCATCGATACAAGCCACGATTCCACATTATTCAGTCGGATGATGTGTACAATTCCCGATGGGGACTGCTGCAGGTGGTCAGTTTCCCAGAGACAGAGTTCACTGCAGTTACTGCATACCAGAATGAAAAG ATCACAAAACTAAAAATTGATCACAACCCCTTTGCAAAGGGATTTCGGGAGCAAGACAGAGCCCACAAACG GGATGATTCTTCAAAAACTGGAGCACAGAGTCCGTCCAGAAGGCTAAAGAGAAAGAAGTGGGAGGATGGTCTTGGGGCAGAAGCTGCAG ATAATGCCAAAGTTGCACGTGTGAAGGATGAGCCCAGTATGCCCACTCCAGTATGTCCACACCAATGGGCTCCAGAACAAGAGGGAAGCAGTTTCATGGCCCCAAGCTCCCCTGGCCTCCTAGACTGCACAAATCAGGAGCAGCAAGTACCATCTTCCTCGTCTAGCCTATTATACAG GAGTCAGCCCAGAAGAGGTCCTCCACCTCATGCCTTCTCTGATATGAGCGAAGTCCCGGGTCGGCGTCTCACGCCTGATGTAGCCATGGTGCCAGATGCAGATTCCTGTCAGCAGTCTGTATTCCCTACGCCTCAGTTTTCCCAGGAACGTTGCAGCGCCCTCAATATTTCTATGGATACGCCAGCAAAGCAACCTTTGCGTGGACCCGTGTGCAGCCCGTATGGAGCAGACCAGTGGATGGTTCCTAGTCAAGGACAGTACAGACACATGGGCTACTCGGCATACCCAACAGACTTTACCACACAGGGTACTGTATCCCATCCACATGGAGGAATGTCAGACTGGAGCCAGTACCCACTCTTCCCCTACACATGTTGGTAA